In one Suricata suricatta isolate VVHF042 chromosome 9, meerkat_22Aug2017_6uvM2_HiC, whole genome shotgun sequence genomic region, the following are encoded:
- the DGLUCY gene encoding D-glutamate cyclase, mitochondrial, with translation MITSLHLKSCLPSVVRSLILQKTPNIRNMSSITGGLRPAGVVVLHRSLAPAFEKFCQANSGPLPLLGLAEPGKWTLPAPNAASDTRTGCPQFRKYEFGDCTGSLASLEECSGQLRDMVAFLMDCSFSPEAVLETVGLPRRASSGHGHVGAYKTTVPCATIADFCCHLVVTMRPIPKDKLEGLVRACGSMGNKGHPIHIGDPELLGIKDLSRPDYGEPVACQPGDIPVFWPSPVTSLEAVSSCRAPLAFTSAPGCTVMTNLKITEAPARPPTPEGIPEVHHISQGPLHYSIASASAVRKIRELETIIAVDPGHRGIGHLLCKDELLRASLSLSHARSVLITTGFPTHFNHEPPEETDGPPGAIALAAFLQALEKEVSAIVDLRALSLFKELVEEAVEQGVLKSQIPVLTFQGESTGAAQAFLCKDGDPKSPRYYVPPPVRVGVGDGGNELGMGKVKEAVKKHIRNGDVIACDVEADFAIIAGVSNWGGYALACALYILNSCEVHRRYLRKAVGPSGAPGEQSWAEALPSVAKEEKMLAILVRHEVRSGVSGNVGMEVDGLPFHGTHAQMVQKLVDVTTTCV, from the exons ATGATAACCTCACTTCACCTGAAGTCCTGTCTTCCATCTGTCGTAAGGAGCTTGATCCTGCAAAAGACACCAAACATCAGAAATATGTCCAGCATCACTGGGG GGCTCCGGCCAGCCGGCGTGGTGGTCCTGCACAGGTCCCTGGCTCCAGCCTTTGAAAAGTTCTGCCAGGCCAACAGTGGCCCTCTGCCCCTGCTGGGCCTCGCCGAGCCAGGCAAGTGGACGTTGCCTGCTCCGAACGCTGCCTCAGACACCAG GACGGGCTGTCCCCAGTTCCGGAAGTACGAGTTTGGTGACTGCACGGGCAGCCTGGCCTCGCTGGAGGAGTGCTCGGGGCAGCTGAGGGACATGGTGGCCTTCCTCATGGACTGCAGCTTCTCCCCGGAGGCAGTCTTGGAGACGGTGGGGCTCCCCAGAAGAGCCTCCTCAGGCCACGGTCACGTGGGTGCATACAAG ACAACAGTGCCCTGTGCCACCATTGCTGACTTTTGCTGCCACCTGGTGGTCACAATGAGGCCCATCCCCAAGGACAAGCTGGAAGGGCTGGTGCGGGCCTGTGGCTCCATGGGAAATAAGGGACATCCCATTCATATCGGCGACCCTG AACTGTTGGGAATCAAGGATCTTTCCAGACCTGACTATGGGGAGCCTGTGGCGTGTCAGCCGGGAGACATCCCAGTGTTCTGGCCTTCTCCAGTGACCAGCCTCGAAGCTGTCAGCAGCTGTA GGGCCCCGCTGGCTTTCACCAGTGCACCGGGTTGCACAGTCATGACCAACCTGAAGATCACAGAGGCTCCCGCCCGGCCTCCTACCCCCGAGGGAATCCCCGAGGTCCATCACATTTCCCAGGGTCCTTTGCACTACAGCATCGCCTCGGCTTCAGCTGTTCGGAAGATTAGAGAACTAGAGACTATAATTGCCGTAGACCCAG gCCACCGGGGGATCGGGCACCTGCTCTGTAAAGATGAGCTGCTGAGGGCCTCCCTGTCGCTGTCCCACGCCCGCTCGGTGCTCATCACCACCGGCTTCCCCACGCACTTCAACCACGAGCCCCCGGAAGAGACAGACGGCCCGCCGGGAGCCATTGCTCTGGCCGCCTTCCTGCAGGCCTTGGAGAAGGAGGTCTCCGCGATCGTCGACCTGAGAGCCTTGAGTTTGTTCAAGGAgcttgttgaagaggctgttgAGCAAG GTGTCCTGAAGTCACAGATCCCCGTATTAACGTTCCAAGGCGAATCAACGGGAGCTGCTCAGGCGTTTCTCTGCAAAGATGGGGACCCCAAGTCACCTAGGTATTACGTCCCCCCCCCAGTGCgagtgg GGGTCGGTGACGGAGGCAATGAGCTTGGGATGGGCAAAGTCAAGGAGGCTGTAAAGAAACACATACGAAACGGGGACGTGATTGCCTGTGACGTGGAGGCCGACTTTGCCATCATCGCTG GTGTTTCTAACTGGGGAGGCTATGCCTTGGCCTGTGCGCTGTACATCCTAAACTCATGTGAGGTCCACAGACGTTACCTAAGGAAGGCAGTTGGGCCCTCTGGAGCACCTGGGGAGCAGAGCTGGGCTGAGGCCCTTCCGTCCGTTGCTAAG